In the genome of Metabacillus litoralis, the window GAATTACACCATCTTTGATTGAAAGCAAAGAGAAAATTGCTTCCACTGCACCTGCTGCACCCAACAAGTGTCCTGTCATCGACTTTGTTGAGCTTACAGAAAGTTTGGATGCATGTTGACCAAATACTTCTTTTATCGCTTTTGTTTCATTTAAATCATTATAATAAGTACTTGTACCGTGGGCATTAATATAATCAACATTCTCTGCCTTCAAATTAGCATCTGATAATGCTAGTTTCATAGCACGTTGTCCGCCTTCTCCTTCTGGCGCAGGTGTGGTAATATGATATGCATCCCCAGTCGCACCATAGCCAACAATCTCCCCGTAAATTTTAGCACCGCGAGCTAAGGCGCGCTCTAATTCTTCTAAAACAACAACACCTGACCCTTCCGCGATAACAAATCCGTCACGATTTTTATCAAAAGGTCGACTTGCAGTGTTTGGGTCCTGATTTGTCGATAAAGCCGTCATGTTAGTAAACCCTGCGACTGTCATCTCGGTAATCGATGCTTCAGATCCACCGGCAATCATCATATCTGCTACTCCATTTTGAATAACTCGAAAAGCATCGCCAATAGAATTAGCACCCGAAGCACATGCAGTTACTGAGCAATTGTTAATCCCCTTTGCTCCAATCTCAATTGAAACCCTGCCAGAGGCCATATCTGGGATGAACATAGGAATAATAAACGGACTAACACGCTTTGGACCTTTATTTAAATAGCGTTTATGTTGTTCCTCAAATTCATCAAGTCCACCGATTCCTGAACCTATCCATACTCCAACACGTTCTGGGTCAATTGTTTCTCCTATTTTAATTCCCGAATCATTCACTGCCATTTTACTTGCTGCTATTGCAAAATGAGTAAATCTTGCCATTCTTCTCGCTTCTTTAAAATCAATATACTCATCTGTTGAAAAATTCTTTACTTCTCCAGCTACTTTTACTTGAAACTGCTCTGAATTAATTCGTGTTAATGGTGCGATGCCCGATACTCCACTTTTAATATTTTCCCAGGTTGTTCGTACATCATTACCTAGGGGTGTTACAGCTCCAATACCTGTAATGACAACTCGCTTCTTCATGTTAGCTTCTCTCCTTTTTAACAATGATATGATATATATTAATTCTTTTCATTTGATTGTTAAATAGATAAATTATTACTTGGTCTTAGTAGCACATACATATATCTTATACTAGATTATGAAAAATGAAAAGTTACCTGTACTAAAAGAAATTTTTTTTAAATGTAAAAAGACCTCTTTTTGAGGTCTTTTCCATTATAGTTCCAGTTTTTCAACAGCATCAATTAGTGATGTGATATCCTCTACAGTTTGAAATATTTCACTATTTTTTATTTCTTCCACCATCACTTCTCCATCTTGTTGAACTTGTTCAAACTGATTTAGTAATTCTTCATTTTTCGAAACAAGATCCTGGTGTAGGTCTTCAGCAACTGCTGGGGCATCTATGTTATTAAATTCTTCAATATTCTCGGTTAATGTGTTTACCTGATTTTCTAGTTCAGTTCTTATTTCTGGATCAGTTGCAGCATTTTCAACTAGACCTGGTGCATTTTCAGCAAATTCACTCATTGAATTCAATAAGCTATTTGCTTCATTAACATAGTCCAATGATTGATTTACTTCATCTACTACAGAGCACGCAGAGGTTAGCATAAAAACCGCAATCATGATAAGAAAAGAAAGCTTTTTCATTTTATCACTCCTATGAGTTTATAAGTTATATACGTATAATTGGTGAAGAAAGTTTCAAATACTTTGTTCTTACAAATGACGCTAAAAACAATAAAAGGCTAACATCATGGTTGTTAACCTTTTATTGTTTATGATTCACTTGTCACTAACCATTTGAGAAATTCCTGTTCGGGTTCAGTAAGAAATCGACCTAAGTCTCTTGAAAAATATAAATATAACTCTATGTATCTTTTTGCCATTTCGTCCATGAATATCCCCCTAGTATGTATAAGAACTTCTTTATTTTATCACGTTCATATGGTAAGTGGTAAAAAATTTTAAATTATTCTTCATCCAGAATATCATCTGAATCATCTTTATCATGTTCATTTTTCTCTTTAGTATCAAAGAACTCATTTATTTTTTCAACAATCGAATCGTCATTTTCTGTTGGGTGATGCTGAGCATGTTCTGTATCAATAAAATTCTGAAAGGTATATGTTTGAATGAGTTTCTTTTTATATTTGAAGTGTTTACCAACAATTAGTAACAATAATATTAATAGTAGAAAGAGTACAAAGTAGAAAATAATTACACCTCACTCTCTTAATTAAACTTATCATTTAAAAAGAAAAAGCTACGGTCGTAACTTTTCCTTCTAGGATCCTTAGAGCTAAGGCATCAAAAACAGGGCTTCTAATTGAGGATTTCCACCTGCAAGACCAACCGCAACTGCTGTATAGGTTTTTCCAGCTTTAAGCTGAACTTGAGGAATCGTTATCACAACATTATTAGTTCCGGCAACTCTAACCTCTAAATTAACGGTTAATGGAGATAATGTCATGTAATCTGTAGCTTTTTCGTACGGAACATTGGGAAAGAGCACCTTTCCACCTTGAACAGCGATATCAACATTTGGAGCATCTGGAGAGAGGTGAATAAACCGGACTTTTGCTTGATTCGGGCTTACATACGGTTTATCTACAAAAACAGTTAATTTAAGGTTTGCTACCTTACCAGTTGCTGCAACAGTGTAGTAAGTATTTCTTGTTAAAGAAAGCTGTTCTCTTAGAACAGGTTGAGTTGTTTCACCAGTTGGGTACACTTCAATCGTGTAGCGTCCATTAGGTAATTGTAAGTAATCCGTTGTTTCTTGAAAAACGAGATTCGTAATGGCTTTATTTCCGTTTACATAAACATCAACGCCTGGTGTGTCTGGTGAGGCATGAAATACACGTACAAAAGAATTCTGTTGTCCAGCTCTGTCTACCATTCCGTAAGTATGTCCGTGAAAATCTACAGCTGCAAGTTGTTGTACACACATTAAATGTTTTTGATAATACATGATGTGCAGCTGAGGATTTGAATATTTGTAGTAGTCAGCAAGCATTTGATATTTTGCCGATTCAAGTACCAACATTGATTCATTTTGGTGCATGCTATTCACCCCTAAAATAGTATTAACACCATACAATATGTAAAATGCCTATATAGTTTCCTATTTTATGTCATTTTTTACAAAAAATTATTTTTGCAATGGTAATATATTCTGCATAAAAACAGAGCAGATTTCTCTACTCTGTTTTCAGCAATCTTATTCATCTATTTACCAAGGAAAGCCTCTTCTTCTTCTGCGATCTTCAGCACCTAGTACATCATCATCTCGGTCATATCTTCTATCTCTTCTATTTTCTACACCTGCAACATCTTGATTAAAACGACCGCGACGTCTTTTATCTTCTGCTTCAACGATAAACACTTCATCAGCATTAATAATCACACGATCTGCATTAATCACTAGCCTTTTTCTATTTTCTGACATTTACCCCACCTCCAATCTCTTTTACTACATTTTATGAAACAAACAGAAATACGAGTGGACGAGTATAGTGGGACAACTCACCAATTTTATAGCCTTCAAAAAAATGTTACATAATCAATTCTAAGTCAGGAAAAAATAAACAGATACTATGGAAATGTGGGGTGAAAAGATAATGAAAAAGTTACTAGCAATTTTACTAGCAGCACTTCTTGCTACTTCTGTTGTGGCATGTGATGATGCTCCTGGTGAAGATGAAATCGGTGATGGTGAAATCAACGATGAGGAATAAGAAAACGACACACGGGTTATCCGTGTGTCGAATTTAATCTTCCTTTAATATAAAAACGAAACATTATAATAGCAATAGTGATGAGTACAACCAATCCACCAAAAATATGACGATAAATAAGCTCGACAGCCAAGCCATCCTGAAG includes:
- a CDS encoding DUF4397 domain-containing protein is translated as MHQNESMLVLESAKYQMLADYYKYSNPQLHIMYYQKHLMCVQQLAAVDFHGHTYGMVDRAGQQNSFVRVFHASPDTPGVDVYVNGNKAITNLVFQETTDYLQLPNGRYTIEVYPTGETTQPVLREQLSLTRNTYYTVAATGKVANLKLTVFVDKPYVSPNQAKVRFIHLSPDAPNVDIAVQGGKVLFPNVPYEKATDYMTLSPLTVNLEVRVAGTNNVVITIPQVQLKAGKTYTAVAVGLAGGNPQLEALFLMP
- the fabF gene encoding beta-ketoacyl-ACP synthase II; this encodes MKKRVVITGIGAVTPLGNDVRTTWENIKSGVSGIAPLTRINSEQFQVKVAGEVKNFSTDEYIDFKEARRMARFTHFAIAASKMAVNDSGIKIGETIDPERVGVWIGSGIGGLDEFEEQHKRYLNKGPKRVSPFIIPMFIPDMASGRVSIEIGAKGINNCSVTACASGANSIGDAFRVIQNGVADMMIAGGSEASITEMTVAGFTNMTALSTNQDPNTASRPFDKNRDGFVIAEGSGVVVLEELERALARGAKIYGEIVGYGATGDAYHITTPAPEGEGGQRAMKLALSDANLKAENVDYINAHGTSTYYNDLNETKAIKEVFGQHASKLSVSSTKSMTGHLLGAAGAVEAIFSLLSIKDGVIPPTINYETPDEELDLDYVPNEAKQSDVSVVLSNSFGFGGHNATLVFKRFDK
- a CDS encoding DUF6376 family protein codes for the protein MKKLSFLIMIAVFMLTSACSVVDEVNQSLDYVNEANSLLNSMSEFAENAPGLVENAATDPEIRTELENQVNTLTENIEEFNNIDAPAVAEDLHQDLVSKNEELLNQFEQVQQDGEVMVEEIKNSEIFQTVEDITSLIDAVEKLEL